Proteins encoded in a region of the Macrobrachium nipponense isolate FS-2020 chromosome 39, ASM1510439v2, whole genome shotgun sequence genome:
- the LOC135210223 gene encoding uncharacterized protein LOC135210223, translating to MKSQQFLTTALVALLAMEASLVTCIPSRVANRMIPSWWYNAREKKLCNSWADCNQGECCARPMQSSHSYCLAFKSRGHSCDASALLLDFQNEIYFDSCPCQKQLTCANLHSSSICVDTEALDEMIIEARPSPQPVKL from the exons ATGAAGTCACAACAGTTTTTGACAACTGCTCTGGTGGCACTGTTGGCAATGGAGGCCTCTCTGGTGACCTGCATCCCTTCCAGGGTTGCCAACAGAATGATCCCCAGCTGGTGGTATAACG CCAGGGAAAAGAAGCTGTGCAATTCTTGGGCCGATTGTAACCAAGGAGAATGCTGCGCTAGGCCTATGCAGTCGTCCCACTCCTACTGCCTTGCTTTCAAGAGCAGAGGACACAGCTGCGATGCATCAGCTCTGCTCCTCGACTTTCAGAATGAG ATATACTTCGACAGCTGCCCTTGTCAGAAGCAGCTGACCTGCGCGAACTTGCATTCCAGCTCAATTTGCGTCGACACAGAGGCCCTGGACGAAATGATCATCGAGGCTAGACCTTCGCCTCAACCTGTCAAACTATAG
- the LOC135210222 gene encoding uncharacterized protein LOC135210222, with protein MRNQVKSCKWGLAALVAMMLMSGFAPCTQGVPKRVANRMVPSWWATARNTCWSASDCEYGECCARPMLSSKAYCMPLRGRGEVCDASPLMLDINNGVYFSDCPCHPDYTCASLSNKSKAQCVDLRTLEIDYRRLASLNLPLPNENH; from the exons ATGAGGAATCAG GTCAAGTCTTGCAAATGGGGGCTTGCAGCTCTCGTTGCAATGATGCTCATGTCAGGATTCGCACCGTGCACGCAGGGTGTGCCCAAACGCGTCGCAAACAGGATGGTCCCGAGTTGGTGGGCGACAG CACGCAACACCTGCTGGTCAGCCTCCGACTGCGAGTATGGGGAATGCTGTGCCCGGCCTATGCTGTCCTCGAAGGCCTACTGCATGCCCCTCAGGGGCAGAGGTGAAGTCTGTGACGCCTCGCCACTGATGCTCGACATAAACAACGGG GTATACTTCAGCGACTGTCCCTGTCACCCAGACTACACCTGTGCATCTCTGAGCAACAAGTCCAAGGCCCAGTGTGTTGACCTCAGAACTTTGGAGATTGATTACAGAAGGCTGGCGTCCTTAAATCTCCCTCTCCCCAATGAAAACCACTAG
- the LOC135210224 gene encoding low-density lipoprotein receptor class A domain-containing protein 3-like: protein MSKNSIILTILCVWLTGTLSLPKECMPGYFMCDTGLCIPDYLVCDGVYDCTTGYDELDCGLTTSQLQECFQGYFQCANGLCIPDFLVCDGVYDCVTGSDEVGCPPKNETRRP, encoded by the exons ATGTCGAAAAATTCGATCATTCTGACCATTTTATGCGTTTGGTTGACAG GTACCCTAAGCCTGCCCAAAGAATGCATGCCCGGGTATTTCATGTGTGACACAGGGTTATGCATCCCAGACTACTTAGTATGTGATGGCGTCTACGATTGCACTACAGGCTACGATGAGTTGGATTGTG GTTTGACAACATCTCAGTTACAAGAGTGCTTTCAAGGATACTTCCAATGCGCCAACGGCCTTTGCATACCGGACTTCCTGGTCTGCGACGGAGTCTACGATTGCGTTACTGGAAGCGACGAAGTCGGCTGTCCACCCAAGAACGAAACCCGTAGGCCGTAG